The bacterium genome contains the following window.
GGGGAGGCATGGGATGGGATCGATTCTCATCTGGCTACGATGACGAAAATGGCTGAGAACTGGACCGTTGCGGCGAACGTGGAAAAACTCGATCAGTTGAAGGCCGTCCTCGGCGAGTTCCGGGAAGCGCAGGACAAGGTCGAAGCCGTCAGCAATACCGTCGACGAACAACCCGCCGTCAGACTCCTTCTCACCGAAGCCGCGCCGAAGGCCGGAGTGATCGTGAAGGCAATCACGGGAATGATCAACGACGAGAAGGCGCAGGAGACAACCGCAGAACGCAAGGCGCTTCTCGCCACACTGGCGGACTCGCGCGGATCATTTGCGCTAGGCCTGGCATCGATTCGCGCCTTCCTCATCGGCGGAGAGACTAAGTGGCGTGAAGATTTTGAGAACCGCTGGAAGGTCAACAGCGCCCGTCTCCAGACGCTCGAAGACAATCGTCACCTCTTCACCGCTAAACAGAATCAGCACTTCGAAACCTACTCCAAGACCCGGAAAGAGTTTGAGCCCCTGCCCGCCAGGATGTTCGAGATCCGCGGGTCAGCGAAGTGGAACATGGCGAACTACCTGCTGGGCAGTGAAGCTGCTCCCAGAGCGAAGAAGGCCCATGCTCTGCTGAACGATTTGACCGCTAGCCAGAACAAGCTCGTCGCGGAAGATGCCCTGGCTCTCCAGAACAGGACGACCAAACTGAAGAGCACGGTTCTCGCTGCGCTGGTGCTGGCCCTCGCGTTAGCCGGTTCGATCGGATTTGCCCTGATCCGGCTGATCACCCGGCCCCTGCACTCGCTTTCCGAAACCGTGAAGAACGTGGAGGAGCGCGGAGATCTGTCTCTTCGCGCAGACGTCGCGAGTCAGGACGAGATCGGCCAGACCGTTGCGGCCTTCAATCGGCTTCTCGAATCGCAACAACACGTGATCACGGAGGTCAACGGCGTGGTCGGCGCACTGGCCGATGGTGACTTCAGCAAGCGCGTCGAAGTCGATTGCCAGGGTGACTTTAAACGCCTGAAGAGCGGCGTCAACACCTCGACTGAACAG
Protein-coding sequences here:
- a CDS encoding HAMP domain-containing protein, translated to MDSRQASEISESGSGGIFSALKNLPIKYKISGGFGLVLLLILALVGVVQSGLSQVAQIQTRVIELRMPTNLAGHDLTNGINYSLAALRGWMILGKEQFKDQRGEAWDGIDSHLATMTKMAENWTVAANVEKLDQLKAVLGEFREAQDKVEAVSNTVDEQPAVRLLLTEAAPKAGVIVKAITGMINDEKAQETTAERKALLATLADSRGSFALGLASIRAFLIGGETKWREDFENRWKVNSARLQTLEDNRHLFTAKQNQHFETYSKTRKEFEPLPARMFEIRGSAKWNMANYLLGSEAAPRAKKAHALLNDLTASQNKLVAEDALALQNRTTKLKSTVLAALVLALALAGSIGFALIRLITRPLHSLSETVKNVEERGDLSLRADVASQDEIGQTVAAFNRLLESQQHVITEVNGVVGALADGDFSKRVEVDCQGDFKRLKSGVNTSTEQ